The DNA window AAGGCTGTCGAGGCGACCCTTCACGAGTTCAACTCCGTGCGAACGGGACGCGCTACACCCGCGCTGCTCGAGTCCGTCACCGTCGAGTACTATGGCGCCAAGACGCCCGTGAGCCAGCTCGCCACCATCACCGTCCCGGAGGCGCGCTTGCTGGTCGTTCAGCCGTGGGACAAGACGCTGGTGAAGGAAGTGCAGAAGGCGATTGCGGCGTCGAGCCTCGGTCTGAATCCGTCGAGCGACGGGACGGTAATCAGGATCGTCATCCCGGAACTCACCGCCGAACGCCGCAACGAACTGGCGAAGGTCGTGCGCAAGATCGCGGAAGACGGTCGGGTTGCGGTTCGCAACATCCGTCGCGACGCGGTCGAGGTC is part of the Candidatus Poribacteria bacterium genome and encodes:
- a CDS encoding ribosome recycling factor — translated: MPTQARKDAETRMKKAVEATLHEFNSVRTGRATPALLESVTVEYYGAKTPVSQLATITVPEARLLVVQPWDKTLVKEVQKAIAASSLGLNPSSDGTVIRIVIPELTAERRNELAKVVRKIAEDGRVAVRNIRRDAVEVVRKAEKDKQVSEDESRREQAEIQKSTDEHIAQVDDLLAEKEQELLTM